The sequence ATTCGTCTTCGATAAGAGGAGATATGAGCGGAAAATGAGTGCATCCCAGAATCAGGGTATCCGCTCCGAAATCCTTCACAGGCATGAGATATTCCCTGATTGCTAGACGCGTAATCTCCGAATCCTGTTTTATGTATCCGTTTTCGACAAGCGGCACGAGCAGGGGACAGGCAACCTGGCACACCTCTACGCCGCTGTAAAGGCCAAGAGCCTTTACAAAACTGGCGCTTTTAATTGTCGCGGAGGTGCCCCATACGGCTATTTTTTTATTATTCGTTACATTCACGGCTTCTTCTGCGGCGGGCTTAACGACGCCGATTACCGGAATTGGCAAAGAAGCCTCAAGCGCGGAAAATGCGATGCTTGATACGGTTCCGCAGGCGACAACGATCAGCTTCACATCGTGAGTCATAAGGAATGCGGCGTCCTGCCGTGCGTATTTTAACAATGTCTCGCGTGAACGTGTACCGTATGGCACTCTCGCCGTATCACCGAAATATATAATATCCTCCTCCGGCATCAGCTTGACAAGCTCTCTGACGGCAGAAAGCCCTCCGAATCCGGAATCGAACACGCCAATAGGCCTGTTATCCATAAACGCTTATTCGTCTGACCGCGCGCTGTAAACAGCTTCCGCGATCAGCATGTCTATCA is a genomic window of Oscillospiraceae bacterium containing:
- the murI gene encoding glutamate racemase, coding for MDNRPIGVFDSGFGGLSAVRELVKLMPEEDIIYFGDTARVPYGTRSRETLLKYARQDAAFLMTHDVKLIVVACGTVSSIAFSALEASLPIPVIGVVKPAAEEAVNVTNNKKIAVWGTSATIKSASFVKALGLYSGVEVCQVACPLLVPLVENGYIKQDSEITRLAIREYLMPVKDFGADTLILGCTHFPLISPLIEDEWHGTQINSGRQVAKEAKIILDEKGLRSSAPGGHLTICSSDDMEVFRPQAEIFLYGYKSHDIADTDGSLPVIDYCNRIIDIEDY